The nucleotide window TAACGCAGCTCGTTGGCCCCGGTGAGGTAGACATTGCGCCAGGTGGCGTTCTCGGCGCCGAGTCCGAGCCGCTCCAGTCCGGTGGCGAGCAGTTCCCTGGCCGCCGCGTCGCCGGGGTCGGCGAACACAGCGTGGCTGGCCAGCTCAACGGCGAACCGCAGATCGCCGGCAGCCAGGTACCGGCGGGCGTGATCGAGCGTGGCCGCCACACCGCCCATCACCTCCACGTACCGGGTGGCGGCGGCGACCGGCGGATGCTGCCAGAGGTGCGCTGGATTGCCGTCGTACCAGCCCAGGTAGCGCTGGTAGATCGCCTTGACGTTGTGGCTCACCGAACCGTAGTAGCCGCGGGTGTGCCAGCGGCGGGCCAGGGCCGGCGGCACCTCGAAGTCCTCGGCGATCTCGCTGCCGATCAGACCCTGGTTCATCAGCCGCACGGTCTGGTCGTGCAGATAGGCATAGAGATCGCGTTGCTCGATGAGGAAGTCGACGATCGCCTCGGTGCCCCAGGTGGGCCAGTGGTGCGACGCGAACTCCACATCAGAGCGGTAGGCGAACAGTTCGATCGCCTCACCCAGGTACCGTGACCACATCCGCGGGTCGCGCACCTGCGCGCCGCGCAGGGTGAGCAGGTTGTGCATGGTGTGGGTGGCGTTCTCGGCCAGGCAGAGCGCGCGCAGGTCGGGAAAGTAGAGGTTCATCTCCGACGGGCATTCGGTGCCGGGGGTGAGTTGGAAGATGATCTTCACGCCGTCCAGGATCTCCTCCTGGCCCGTGCGGGTGATGTGGAGGGTGGGCGGGACCAGGCCGATGCTGCCCGTCGACGCGCCGGGGCCGAGCCCGATGCCGACCCGGCCGGTCGAGCTGCGGGCGAGCGGATGGCCGTCGTAGTAATACCCGCGGCGGAACATGGCTGTTCCGGCATACACGTTCTCCGACACCGCGTTGTCGAGGAAGTGCTCGGGGGCGACGACGGGAACGGCCGTGTCGGGCTCGACCACACCGAGCACGCCGCCGAAGTGGTCGACGTGGGCGTGGGTGTAGACGAGGCCGGTCACCTCACGGGCGCCGCGGTGACGGCGGTACAGCATCAGGGCGGCCGCGGCGGTCTCCGCGGAGATGAGCGGGTCGATCACGATGATCCCGCGCTCGCCCTCCACGATGGTCATGTTGGCGAGGTCGAATCCGCGCACCTGGTAGATTCCCGGCGTCACCTCGTACAGACCGTGCCTGGCGGTGAGAGCGCTCTGGCGCCAGAGGCTGTCGTTCACGTGCTCCGAGCCGTCGGCGGCGAGGAAGTCCAGGGACTCCATCTCCCAGACCACCCGGCCGTCGTCGGCATGGATGACCATCGGATCGATGGTGCCCAGGAACCCCCGGTCGACGGCCTCGTCGACCACGGGCCAGTCCGGCCCTCGCGTGCCATGGTGCGTGCCGTGTTGCCTGCCGCTTGTGCCATCGACCATGATGACCGCCTCCCTCAACCCCTGCCGGGCCGGCTGACTGCCCGTTGCGCACACCATAACCGGGCCGTCATCCGGCAACCACCCCCGCTGGCTGTGACTGAGAGGCGCGGCCCAGTGGCGCGGCCCAGCAGCGTGGCTCAGTAGCGCGGCTTGGCCGGTTCGATGTGGCGCACCCAGTCGTCGATACCGCCGGCCAGGTGGGTCACGTTCGACCAGCCGTTGTCGCGGAGCACACCGCGAGCGTATTCGGAGCGCGTGCCGTGGTGGCAGTACAGGATCACGCGGTCATCGGGCTCCATGACCGTGCGCGCTTGGTCGGTGAGCAGCTGGGCCATCGGCACCAGGGCCGACCCGTCGATGGCGACGATCTCCCGCTCCCACGGCTCGCGGATGTCGACGAGCACGAAGTCGGCCGATCCCGCCTGCCGGTCGGCGAGCAGGCCGGCGAGCTCGGCGGAGGTGACCTCGTCGGGGGTCAGGGGCGCGGCGGCCGTGGCGACCGGCGCCGGGTGGG belongs to Cryobacterium sp. SO2 and includes:
- a CDS encoding alkyl sulfatase dimerization domain-containing protein, producing MVDGTSGRQHGTHHGTRGPDWPVVDEAVDRGFLGTIDPMVIHADDGRVVWEMESLDFLAADGSEHVNDSLWRQSALTARHGLYEVTPGIYQVRGFDLANMTIVEGERGIIVIDPLISAETAAAALMLYRRHRGAREVTGLVYTHAHVDHFGGVLGVVEPDTAVPVVAPEHFLDNAVSENVYAGTAMFRRGYYYDGHPLARSSTGRVGIGLGPGASTGSIGLVPPTLHITRTGQEEILDGVKIIFQLTPGTECPSEMNLYFPDLRALCLAENATHTMHNLLTLRGAQVRDPRMWSRYLGEAIELFAYRSDVEFASHHWPTWGTEAIVDFLIEQRDLYAYLHDQTVRLMNQGLIGSEIAEDFEVPPALARRWHTRGYYGSVSHNVKAIYQRYLGWYDGNPAHLWQHPPVAAATRYVEVMGGVAATLDHARRYLAAGDLRFAVELASHAVFADPGDAAARELLATGLERLGLGAENATWRNVYLTGANELRYGVGRTDLSAAGLLSALTVTQLFDTLAIRIDGPRAWNESFAVNWVITDTRELYRLELSNGALIHFRMATPRLADLNVRITRARLVQAVESGSFSGVDMTGDASVLPRLFALLDSPDPAFPVVTP